One window of the Actinomyces wuliandei genome contains the following:
- a CDS encoding serine/threonine-protein kinase — MSYDPGVPTSGAPPLRGLRAGSDVGGYRLLRRLGAGGMGVVWEAADADGRRVAMKILHPQIAADPVARRRLEREARVLARVRGERVARVLDVETGDGSGEGLDVTFVITELVDGPTLQHEVDREGAYDLGRDAGDLADLAHGLVEALRAVHAAGVIHRDLKPSNVMLGAQGPVLIDFGIAQVADDSRLTQTGQVTGTPGFIPPEMLDGGEPSPQVDWYACAGVLLFAVTGQPPFGSGPWQAVFRRVYAGTPELGGLEGGCPALAQAFTAALAPQADRRLSPDGLLAVLDEVAEGGSGQEALAAALAGAGLAAAAGAAGAASGVGSTPGGGDTTATADVTPNTAVAATQDVSGYGPTYGPGTADPAAPATTTTPAPVPDPTVPAVGPGDLVGAAGAAGTVPDGVTAPAPTSPGAAAPSAPPAVPPVTGAPAVSPPYAPQAPQAYDGYPAPGVVGETSLSLPADAPAPATVPPPVPSAPAEPWPGTSQPPPQPVTAPMPPGTLSAGATPGTAQGSTYPYQPTTVQPPVLSGPPPASPQPPQAPYPQPPYDAPAPAPLPAWAREPGRYPGAMVAVLVLLAVAGRFSAGWVVLAVTLLTLVAGTVGRAQDSLRWTRLSNRAVTPGDRSRMWLATPWYLLRSLVATTFAAASTLVATAPLPYVALRAPELLESPLSFLDPGGRLPFMLALWVAVYTLLLWLIPWGAPARRGGAHLVETVAPTPRARWALVAVVLALSLMLYTLQDSGQVAQQLLEPLLTVW, encoded by the coding sequence ATGAGCTACGATCCCGGGGTGCCGACGAGCGGGGCACCGCCCCTGCGCGGCCTGCGCGCGGGCAGCGACGTCGGCGGCTACCGCCTCCTGCGTCGTCTGGGCGCCGGGGGCATGGGCGTGGTGTGGGAGGCTGCGGACGCTGACGGCCGTCGTGTGGCCATGAAGATCCTCCACCCCCAGATCGCCGCCGACCCGGTGGCCCGGCGCCGCCTGGAGCGCGAGGCCCGGGTCCTGGCGCGTGTCCGGGGGGAGCGCGTGGCCCGCGTCCTCGACGTCGAGACCGGTGACGGCTCCGGGGAGGGCCTGGACGTCACCTTCGTCATCACCGAGCTCGTGGACGGCCCCACCCTCCAGCACGAGGTGGACCGCGAGGGGGCCTACGACCTGGGCCGGGACGCCGGCGACCTGGCGGACCTCGCCCACGGGCTCGTGGAGGCGCTGAGGGCCGTCCACGCCGCCGGGGTCATCCACCGCGACCTCAAGCCCTCCAACGTCATGCTCGGTGCCCAGGGGCCCGTCCTCATCGACTTCGGCATCGCCCAGGTCGCCGACGACAGCCGCCTCACGCAGACGGGCCAGGTCACCGGCACCCCGGGCTTCATCCCCCCCGAGATGCTCGACGGCGGGGAGCCCTCCCCGCAGGTGGACTGGTACGCCTGCGCGGGGGTGCTCCTGTTCGCGGTCACGGGCCAGCCTCCCTTCGGCTCCGGCCCCTGGCAGGCGGTCTTTCGCAGGGTCTACGCCGGGACGCCGGAACTGGGGGGACTGGAGGGAGGCTGCCCTGCCCTGGCGCAGGCCTTCACCGCCGCGCTGGCCCCCCAGGCCGACCGGCGCCTGAGCCCTGACGGCCTCCTGGCCGTCCTCGACGAGGTCGCCGAGGGAGGCAGCGGCCAGGAGGCGCTCGCCGCCGCCCTGGCCGGAGCAGGACTCGCCGCCGCAGCGGGGGCGGCAGGGGCCGCCAGCGGCGTCGGCAGCACTCCCGGGGGCGGTGATACCACCGCCACGGCTGACGTCACCCCCAACACCGCTGTCGCCGCCACCCAGGACGTCTCCGGGTACGGCCCCACGTACGGCCCCGGCACAGCCGACCCTGCTGCCCCGGCGACCACCACGACACCTGCTCCCGTGCCCGACCCCACTGTCCCGGCCGTGGGACCAGGAGACCTTGTTGGCGCTGCAGGTGCGGCTGGCACTGTCCCTGACGGCGTCACGGCGCCCGCCCCGACCTCGCCGGGCGCAGCGGCACCCTCCGCGCCCCCTGCTGTGCCACCAGTCACCGGGGCGCCTGCCGTCTCACCGCCCTACGCCCCCCAGGCCCCCCAGGCCTACGACGGCTACCCGGCACCGGGAGTGGTGGGTGAGACCAGCCTCTCCCTCCCAGCGGATGCGCCAGCCCCCGCCACAGTCCCGCCCCCGGTGCCGTCAGCACCGGCGGAGCCGTGGCCAGGCACCAGCCAGCCACCGCCCCAGCCCGTGACCGCCCCGATGCCCCCCGGCACCCTGTCAGCGGGAGCCACTCCCGGGACCGCCCAGGGGAGCACCTACCCCTACCAGCCGACGACCGTCCAGCCCCCAGTGCTGTCGGGGCCGCCTCCTGCCAGCCCGCAGCCACCACAGGCCCCCTACCCCCAGCCCCCCTACGACGCGCCTGCTCCTGCACCTCTGCCCGCCTGGGCGCGGGAGCCCGGACGGTACCCGGGTGCCATGGTCGCTGTCCTGGTCCTGCTGGCCGTGGCGGGGCGCTTCTCAGCAGGGTGGGTGGTCCTGGCCGTCACGCTGCTGACCCTCGTGGCGGGGACGGTGGGACGCGCCCAGGACAGCCTGCGCTGGACCAGGCTGTCCAACCGGGCGGTCACCCCGGGCGACCGCTCACGCATGTGGCTGGCCACGCCGTGGTACCTGCTGCGCTCCCTGGTGGCCACGACCTTCGCCGCGGCATCGACCCTCGTGGCGACCGCGCCGCTACCCTACGTCGCGCTGCGTGCACCCGAGCTCCTGGAGAGCCCGTTGTCCTTCCTCGACCCGGGTGGCAGGCTCCCGTTCATGCTGGCCCTGTGGGTCGCCGTGTACACCCTGCTGCTGTGGCTCATCCCCTGGGGCGCCCCGGCCCGTCGCGGAGGAGCCCACCTGGTTGAGACCGTGGCCCCCACGCCACGGGCCAGGTGGGCCCTGGTAGCAGTGGTGCTGGCGCTGAGCCTGATGCTCTACACCCTCCAGGACTCCGGCCAGGTGGCACAACAGCTCCTGGAACCACTGCTCACCGTGTGGTGA
- a CDS encoding alpha/beta hydrolase, giving the protein MSHAAQVEEGATPPGTVAARRRYRPWAEPLSLLASVALAAGLVASAAPGAVAAQPAGSSSSVDSSTESSASSAGGSDSSGGAGDSASTDSTDSAPSEEVPEGLEDFYGRQIDWQPCEESQQDAQGQDGAGQQGEGQEAQQAARECATVQVPLDYDDPSGQTIDLALKRLPASGQSQGSLFTNPGGPGDSGVELVDAAEGYFSEDLRQGYDIVGFDPRGVGQSTPLECMSREEALEEVSGESTLEEAGGTDALEGEGQEPSPGASLVEQAVQEGASQAAACLEHSPVPEIIDHMDTQSVARDMDVLRAQSGDEKLAYLGFSYGTFLGAVYADLFPGNVGRMVLDGAMDPSMSMADIQHSDAVSFQASLTSFVSYWQQRGNSPLTGTPEEGTAQLVEVVQALNNEPVTDPGTGATLGGEDLTELLYQAMYNDAWWDSLATALGPVVTDRAPSALVERYFNNLASEQTAASLANRPAINAINCLDNPVQGDLEQWEAQFEQRAEVSPLFGANERAWSDAFCSGWGRQAVREPAEIKAEGAAPILVVGTTQDPATPYQWAQSLADQLESGHLLTAEGNKHCAYSHGSTDCVDAAVDAYLLRGELPQEGTSCALPGPEEGAGEAPAPALQEQVLNGGRQAPGQGLALATLLERKEVSR; this is encoded by the coding sequence GTGTCGCATGCAGCACAGGTAGAAGAAGGGGCGACGCCACCGGGGACCGTGGCCGCCCGGCGTCGGTACCGCCCCTGGGCGGAACCCCTGTCGCTCCTGGCGTCAGTGGCGCTGGCAGCGGGACTGGTGGCATCTGCCGCCCCCGGGGCCGTTGCCGCCCAGCCGGCCGGCAGCTCCAGCTCGGTGGACTCCTCCACAGAGTCCTCAGCCTCCTCGGCGGGCGGCTCAGACAGCAGTGGGGGCGCCGGTGACTCCGCCAGCACAGACAGCACAGACTCCGCTCCGAGCGAGGAGGTTCCCGAGGGCCTGGAGGACTTCTACGGCCGCCAGATTGACTGGCAGCCCTGCGAGGAGTCCCAGCAGGACGCCCAGGGCCAGGACGGGGCGGGGCAGCAGGGCGAGGGGCAGGAGGCGCAGCAGGCCGCCCGCGAGTGCGCCACCGTCCAGGTGCCCCTGGACTATGACGACCCCTCCGGGCAGACCATCGACCTGGCGCTCAAGCGGCTCCCCGCCTCCGGGCAGTCCCAGGGCAGCCTGTTCACCAACCCCGGCGGGCCCGGTGACAGCGGAGTGGAGCTGGTCGACGCCGCTGAGGGCTACTTCTCCGAGGACCTGCGCCAGGGCTACGACATCGTGGGCTTCGACCCCCGTGGCGTGGGGCAGTCCACGCCACTGGAGTGCATGAGCCGGGAGGAGGCGCTGGAGGAGGTCTCCGGCGAGTCCACGCTGGAGGAGGCGGGCGGGACAGACGCCCTGGAGGGTGAGGGCCAGGAGCCTTCCCCCGGCGCCTCCCTGGTGGAGCAGGCGGTCCAGGAGGGGGCCAGCCAGGCGGCGGCCTGCCTGGAGCACTCCCCGGTCCCCGAGATCATCGACCACATGGACACCCAGTCCGTGGCCCGGGACATGGACGTCCTGCGTGCCCAGTCCGGTGACGAGAAGCTGGCCTACCTGGGCTTCTCCTACGGGACCTTCCTGGGGGCTGTCTACGCCGACCTGTTCCCCGGCAACGTGGGGCGCATGGTCCTGGACGGCGCCATGGACCCCTCCATGAGCATGGCGGACATCCAGCACTCCGACGCGGTCTCCTTCCAGGCCTCCCTGACCAGCTTTGTCTCCTACTGGCAGCAGCGCGGCAACAGCCCGCTGACCGGCACGCCCGAGGAGGGGACCGCCCAGCTGGTTGAGGTGGTCCAGGCGCTGAATAATGAGCCGGTCACCGACCCGGGCACCGGTGCGACGCTGGGTGGAGAGGACCTGACCGAGCTCCTCTACCAGGCCATGTACAACGATGCGTGGTGGGACAGCCTCGCCACGGCCCTGGGGCCCGTCGTCACCGACCGCGCCCCCTCTGCCCTCGTCGAGCGGTACTTCAACAACCTGGCCTCCGAGCAGACTGCAGCCTCACTGGCCAACAGGCCGGCCATCAACGCCATCAACTGCCTGGACAACCCCGTCCAGGGTGACCTGGAGCAGTGGGAGGCCCAGTTCGAGCAGCGGGCAGAGGTCTCGCCCCTCTTTGGGGCGAACGAGCGTGCGTGGAGCGACGCCTTCTGCTCCGGCTGGGGCCGCCAGGCCGTGCGGGAGCCCGCTGAGATCAAGGCTGAGGGCGCGGCCCCCATCCTGGTGGTAGGCACCACGCAGGACCCGGCCACGCCCTACCAGTGGGCGCAGTCCCTGGCCGACCAGCTGGAGTCGGGCCACCTGCTGACCGCCGAGGGCAACAAGCACTGCGCCTACAGTCACGGCTCGACGGACTGCGTGGACGCGGCTGTCGACGCCTACCTCCTGAGAGGGGAGCTCCCGCAGGAGGGGACGAGCTGCGCCCTGCCCGGCCCCGAGGAGGGCGCAGGGGAGGCGCCAGCCCCTGCCCTGCAGGAGCAGGTCCTGAACGGGGGCCGTCAGGCCCCGGGCCAGGGCCTGGCTCTGGCGACCCTGCTCGAGAGGAAGGAGGTGAGCCGGTAG
- a CDS encoding PspC domain-containing protein, which translates to MTQQHPSQQPPSRPASSGASGWWARTRTVLPARSRSHRLLGGVCGGLAQAWGTRPLVVRVGVLLLALLPGPMWVVYALAWVVMPPEGAAAPGPDHSTQAQW; encoded by the coding sequence ATGACACAGCAGCACCCCTCCCAGCAGCCTCCGTCCCGTCCGGCCTCCTCCGGCGCCAGCGGCTGGTGGGCCAGGACGCGGACCGTCCTGCCCGCCCGCTCCCGGAGCCACCGCCTCCTGGGCGGTGTCTGCGGCGGCCTGGCCCAGGCGTGGGGCACCCGCCCCCTGGTGGTGCGTGTGGGCGTCCTGCTCCTGGCCCTCCTGCCGGGGCCGATGTGGGTGGTCTACGCGCTGGCCTGGGTGGTGATGCCGCCGGAGGGGGCAGCCGCCCCTGGTCCGGACCACAGCACGCAGGCACAGTGGTAG
- a CDS encoding HAD family hydrolase — protein sequence MFPAVRAVLWDMDGTLIDSQPFWDEAFARHCTARGGTVTPQLVSALAGTSIPVARGVIAATGAAASPQDPAALEVYEAMARDVEARVTAHPPLLPGAREITSAVARVGIAQAIVSASPRVIVERVAAELGDVSGTDVFATLVCGDDGAGSKPDPLPYATAVERLGATPRECVVVEDSPTGAASARGNGIRVVQVGSSKHFPADPGLVVVPDLASVTLDLLLRPWP from the coding sequence CTGTTTCCCGCTGTCCGTGCCGTCCTGTGGGACATGGACGGCACCCTCATCGACTCCCAGCCCTTCTGGGACGAGGCCTTCGCGAGGCACTGCACCGCCCGGGGCGGCACGGTGACACCGCAGCTGGTCTCCGCGCTGGCGGGGACCTCCATCCCCGTCGCCCGGGGGGTCATCGCCGCCACCGGCGCCGCCGCCAGCCCCCAGGACCCCGCCGCCCTGGAGGTCTACGAGGCGATGGCCCGCGACGTGGAGGCGAGGGTGACCGCGCACCCGCCCCTGCTGCCGGGCGCGCGGGAGATCACCTCCGCCGTGGCCCGGGTGGGGATCGCCCAGGCGATCGTCTCCGCCTCCCCGCGCGTGATCGTGGAGCGGGTGGCTGCCGAGCTCGGCGACGTCTCTGGTACCGACGTCTTCGCTACCCTGGTCTGCGGTGACGACGGGGCAGGCTCCAAGCCGGACCCCTTGCCCTACGCCACCGCCGTGGAGCGCCTGGGGGCGACGCCGCGCGAGTGCGTCGTCGTCGAGGACTCGCCCACCGGCGCGGCCTCAGCACGGGGCAACGGCATCCGCGTGGTCCAGGTCGGCAGCAGCAAGCACTTCCCGGCTGATCCCGGGCTGGTCGTGGTCCCCGACCTGGCCTCCGTCACGCTCGACCTCCTGCTGCGTCCCTGGCCCTAG
- a CDS encoding DsbA family protein, with translation MASNQPRPTKAQRREEARARAKALREQEARRQRRATIARRSLLGAAVVGVAGVSSYVIYNHLQDSGGTGSAQFPTAGAIATTRADRSGVPEPVLSNGSWTYGPSSELDTISSQAPVLDVYFDYSCHFCASFETTHAAEISTLLSQGRITLVLHPSTILGKEWTDQAMNAMGVVLDEAPNQSMAFHTAVMELFGRIYEAQDTSMMTTENLVAAATSAQVPTEVSARFEEAVNDNTYEEWTTLAQEAASAVGVTATPTVYLDGEQLDLSQISGETAITELVEAAEASAAPAASEEATQEASASPTAEG, from the coding sequence GTGGCCTCGAACCAGCCCCGTCCGACCAAGGCCCAGCGCCGTGAGGAGGCTCGCGCCAGGGCCAAGGCCCTGAGAGAGCAGGAGGCCCGCAGGCAGAGGCGCGCCACCATCGCCCGGCGCTCCCTCCTCGGTGCCGCCGTCGTGGGGGTGGCGGGAGTCTCGAGCTATGTGATCTACAACCACCTCCAGGACAGTGGTGGCACCGGCTCCGCACAGTTCCCGACCGCAGGAGCCATCGCCACCACCAGGGCCGACCGCAGCGGGGTGCCCGAGCCGGTGCTGTCCAACGGCTCGTGGACCTACGGCCCCAGCAGCGAACTGGACACCATCAGCAGCCAGGCACCGGTCCTCGACGTCTACTTTGACTACTCCTGCCACTTCTGCGCCTCCTTTGAGACGACCCACGCCGCAGAGATCTCCACGCTGCTGTCGCAGGGCAGGATCACCCTGGTGCTGCACCCCTCCACGATCCTCGGCAAGGAGTGGACTGACCAGGCGATGAACGCCATGGGCGTCGTCCTGGACGAGGCACCGAACCAGTCCATGGCCTTCCACACCGCTGTGATGGAGCTCTTCGGCCGGATCTACGAGGCCCAGGACACCTCCATGATGACCACCGAGAACCTGGTGGCCGCAGCCACCTCGGCTCAGGTGCCCACCGAGGTCTCGGCCCGGTTCGAGGAGGCCGTCAACGACAACACGTACGAGGAGTGGACGACTCTCGCCCAGGAGGCGGCCTCCGCGGTCGGGGTCACCGCCACGCCCACCGTCTACCTCGACGGCGAGCAGCTCGACCTGAGCCAGATCAGCGGGGAGACCGCTATCACCGAGCTGGTGGAGGCCGCCGAGGCCTCAGCAGCCCCCGCCGCCAGCGAGGAGGCCACGCAGGAGGCGTCAGCCTCCCCCACCGCAGAGGGCTAG
- a CDS encoding NAD(+) synthase — MQQPDPQPRPAGQARPRRIEFRSAYDQGFARVAAVTLPVVPADPAANAAAVIEQARQLSGQGVCLAAFPELGLSGYAIDDLLLQDVVEKEVLAAIEAVRAASQDLLPALVVGAPLRAHGTLYNCAVVIQGGCVRGVVPKSYLPTYRELYERRHFAPGDVVSARTSRLHLSGVRQGPHQERPGAGAGGQAEEHGEDHTARLPGALVPFGADLLFDVRDVEGLVFHVEVCEDSWVPVPPSSLAALAGASVLVSIASSPVTVGRSRERRALVRSSSARNLAACVYAAAGQGESSTDLAWDGQTLVCEGGVLLGEGERFADGPRATVADVDVEGLRAQRLRQGTFRDNAVTFFQAVPGSQAVPGGGQDVRAAPVGDPSRFTTVVIGEEDLAVPRTDIGLRRLVDRFPFVPADPDRLAQDCHEAYSIQVAALEQRLRAIGSPRLVVGVSGGLDSTHALIVAARAMDRLGRPRSDILAFTMPGFGTTPGTRSNAEALALGLGCRFEELDIRPTATRMLAEIGHPYASGDRSPQAYDTTFENVQAGLRTDFLFRIAGARGGIVLGTGDLSELALGWCTFGVGDHMAHYGVNAGVPKTLIQHLVRWVASEGLFGEDVSQVLASVLATEISPELVPATQADPVQSTQARIGPYALQDFTLWHVLRHGSRPSRIAFLAEKAWARAEEGTWPPGLPETEKVSYSLPEIRQWLEVFYRRFFSSQFKRSTLPNGPKVVAGGSLSPRGDWRMPSDVAATAWLAELERNVPQEQRPAGGGRGR, encoded by the coding sequence ATGCAGCAGCCCGACCCGCAGCCCCGCCCCGCCGGGCAGGCTCGTCCCCGCCGTATCGAGTTCCGCTCAGCCTACGACCAGGGGTTCGCGCGCGTCGCAGCGGTCACCCTGCCCGTCGTGCCTGCGGACCCCGCCGCCAACGCCGCCGCCGTCATCGAGCAGGCTCGGCAGCTGTCTGGACAGGGCGTGTGCCTGGCGGCCTTCCCCGAGCTCGGCCTCAGCGGCTACGCCATTGACGACCTCCTCCTCCAGGACGTCGTGGAGAAGGAGGTGCTCGCAGCCATTGAGGCGGTACGTGCCGCCAGCCAGGACCTCCTGCCCGCCCTGGTGGTGGGCGCGCCCCTGCGCGCCCACGGCACGCTCTACAACTGCGCCGTGGTCATCCAGGGCGGCTGCGTGCGCGGGGTTGTCCCCAAGTCCTACCTGCCCACCTACCGCGAGCTCTACGAGAGGCGCCACTTCGCCCCCGGTGACGTCGTCAGCGCCCGGACCTCCCGCCTCCACCTGTCCGGTGTGCGCCAGGGACCGCACCAGGAGCGGCCGGGAGCCGGGGCAGGGGGCCAGGCAGAGGAGCACGGCGAGGACCACACGGCCCGGCTTCCCGGCGCGCTCGTGCCCTTCGGCGCCGACCTCCTCTTCGACGTGCGTGACGTGGAGGGCCTGGTCTTCCACGTCGAGGTCTGTGAGGACTCCTGGGTGCCGGTCCCGCCCTCGTCGCTGGCGGCCCTGGCGGGGGCGAGCGTCCTGGTCAGTATCGCCAGCTCCCCGGTCACCGTGGGGCGCTCACGGGAGCGTCGCGCCCTGGTGCGCTCCTCTTCCGCCCGCAACCTGGCCGCCTGCGTCTACGCGGCCGCCGGGCAGGGGGAGTCCTCCACGGACCTGGCCTGGGACGGCCAGACCCTCGTCTGCGAGGGTGGCGTGCTCCTGGGAGAGGGCGAGCGATTCGCCGACGGCCCGCGCGCCACGGTCGCCGACGTCGATGTCGAGGGGCTGCGCGCCCAGCGGCTGCGTCAGGGGACCTTTCGAGACAACGCCGTGACCTTCTTCCAGGCAGTGCCCGGCTCCCAAGCAGTGCCCGGCGGCGGGCAGGACGTCCGGGCCGCACCCGTGGGGGACCCGTCGCGCTTCACCACCGTGGTCATCGGGGAGGAGGACCTGGCCGTCCCGCGCACGGACATCGGCCTGAGGCGGCTCGTGGACCGCTTCCCCTTCGTCCCCGCCGACCCCGACCGCCTCGCCCAGGACTGCCACGAGGCCTACTCCATCCAGGTCGCCGCCCTGGAGCAGCGGCTGCGGGCGATCGGGTCCCCGCGCCTGGTGGTCGGCGTCTCCGGGGGGCTGGACTCCACCCACGCCCTCATCGTGGCCGCCCGGGCCATGGACCGGCTGGGACGCCCCCGCTCCGACATCCTGGCCTTCACCATGCCCGGCTTCGGCACCACCCCAGGCACCCGCAGCAACGCCGAGGCCCTGGCGCTCGGCCTGGGGTGCCGCTTTGAGGAGCTCGACATCCGGCCCACCGCGACCCGGATGCTGGCGGAAATCGGCCACCCCTACGCCAGCGGCGACAGGTCCCCCCAGGCCTACGACACCACCTTCGAGAACGTCCAGGCGGGCCTGCGCACCGACTTCCTGTTCCGCATCGCCGGCGCACGCGGCGGCATCGTCCTGGGAACGGGAGACCTCTCCGAGCTGGCCCTGGGGTGGTGCACCTTCGGGGTGGGCGACCACATGGCCCACTACGGGGTCAACGCGGGCGTGCCCAAGACCCTCATCCAGCACCTCGTCCGCTGGGTGGCGTCCGAGGGCCTCTTCGGCGAGGACGTCAGCCAGGTGCTGGCCTCCGTCCTGGCCACGGAGATCAGCCCCGAGCTGGTCCCCGCGACCCAGGCGGACCCGGTCCAGTCCACCCAGGCCCGGATCGGCCCCTACGCCCTCCAGGACTTCACCCTGTGGCACGTGCTGCGCCACGGCTCACGCCCCTCGCGGATCGCCTTCCTGGCGGAGAAGGCCTGGGCCCGCGCCGAGGAGGGCACGTGGCCGCCAGGCCTGCCGGAGACGGAGAAGGTCTCCTACAGCCTGCCGGAGATCCGCCAGTGGCTGGAGGTGTTCTACCGCCGCTTCTTCTCCAGCCAGTTCAAGCGCTCCACCCTGCCCAACGGCCCCAAGGTCGTGGCAGGCGGGTCACTGTCCCCCCGGGGGGACTGGCGCATGCCCTCGGACGTGGCCGCCACCGCGTGGCTGGCGGAGCTGGAGCGCAACGTCCCGCAGGAGCAGCGTCCCGCAGGAGGAGGGCGTGGACGGTGA